Proteins found in one Candidatus Saganbacteria bacterium genomic segment:
- a CDS encoding flagellar basal body L-ring protein FlgH gives MKYNVGICLLLVSCILVISSHADSLWNKNSSSPYSPEKGYKVGDIITIIILESTNAQQKAGTDTNVKDDLGIKLTHTLQRLTPLVGTSNDIAFGNSNKYSGAGSTQRASSVTSKIASTVTEVLDSGNLRVEGHRTLDINDESQEIYISGVVRSKDISGSNTIFSYQVADAQVSIKGTGVIQEAESPGWLSRLLNWLF, from the coding sequence ATGAAATATAATGTTGGGATTTGTTTGTTGCTTGTATCTTGTATCTTGGTTATTTCGTCCCACGCCGATTCATTATGGAACAAAAATTCATCATCGCCGTATTCGCCTGAAAAGGGCTATAAGGTCGGGGATATCATAACAATAATTATTTTAGAAAGCACGAATGCCCAGCAGAAAGCTGGCACCGACACTAACGTAAAAGACGATCTTGGGATAAAGTTGACGCATACGCTCCAGCGCCTGACGCCTTTGGTCGGGACGAGCAATGATATTGCATTCGGCAACAGCAATAAATATTCCGGGGCAGGATCGACGCAAAGGGCGTCAAGTGTGACTTCAAAAATAGCATCAACAGTAACGGAAGTATTAGACAGCGGGAATTTAAGGGTCGAAGGCCATCGCACCCTGGATATCAATGATGAAAGCCAGGAAATATATATTTCCGGGGTTGTGCGGTCGAAAGATATAAGCGGGAGCAATACAATCTTTTCGTATCAAGTCGCAGATGCGCAGGTATCGATCAAAGGCACTGGCGTTATACAGGAAGCAGAAAGCCCGGGCTGGCTTTCGAGGTTGCTCAATTGGCTTTTCTAA
- a CDS encoding EscU/YscU/HrcU family type III secretion system export apparatus switch protein, which translates to MAEPEKIEVPRKTAIAIRYDVEKDKAPLILASGRGPIADEILRIADENKIPLYADPELAKLLGKLELDTEIPPELYVLVAEVLFFVFQLDRMAEKRERLITRMRDQEKK; encoded by the coding sequence TTGGCTGAACCGGAAAAAATCGAGGTCCCGCGCAAAACGGCAATTGCTATACGCTACGATGTCGAAAAAGACAAGGCCCCGTTGATATTAGCATCGGGCCGCGGGCCGATCGCCGATGAGATATTAAGGATCGCGGACGAAAACAAGATACCTCTTTATGCCGACCCGGAGCTTGCAAAATTATTAGGAAAGCTAGAGCTTGATACCGAGATCCCTCCGGAACTTTACGTTCTCGTTGCTGAAGTGCTTTTTTTCGTCTTTCAGCTTGACCGCATGGCTGAAAAACGCGAGAGGCTTATAACCAGGATGAGAGACCAGGAAAAGAAATAA
- a CDS encoding flagellar hook basal-body protein, with protein sequence MSDSILEIGNSGLETTDEKVKSLINRMVNADTPGFKSSDVTVRSFPMELDAAEKKIKTQKPQVDGTFYNFDQGSLIRTGKNTDLSIAGSGFFVVLGEWGEGYTRDGRFTVNSEGRLVTTTGNLPLLGQNGPISIPLNSGIVVLENGEIRADKVTIDKIRVVDFEDKASLSSINGIIFKQSSNLQPVKEVETPKILQGFIESSNAKAVDQMVELISLSHLYNLNTKVISTRDASMSRAIEMGKSQ encoded by the coding sequence ATGTCCGATTCGATTTTGGAGATCGGGAACAGCGGTCTTGAAACCACAGACGAAAAGGTAAAAAGCCTCATTAACCGCATGGTAAACGCTGATACCCCGGGCTTTAAGAGCTCCGATGTCACGGTCAGGTCATTCCCTATGGAGCTTGATGCGGCCGAAAAAAAGATCAAAACGCAAAAACCCCAGGTCGACGGGACATTTTACAACTTCGACCAAGGATCATTGATCAGGACTGGGAAAAATACGGATCTTTCAATCGCAGGTTCGGGATTTTTTGTAGTCCTTGGGGAGTGGGGCGAGGGATATACGCGCGACGGCAGGTTTACTGTAAATTCCGAAGGAAGGCTTGTTACTACGACCGGGAATCTTCCTCTATTAGGGCAGAACGGGCCTATATCTATTCCTTTAAACTCCGGCATAGTTGTTTTGGAAAATGGGGAGATCCGGGCGGATAAAGTTACAATTGACAAGATCAGAGTTGTTGATTTTGAAGATAAGGCGTCGCTCTCTTCTATAAACGGGATTATTTTTAAACAAAGCTCTAATTTGCAGCCTGTTAAAGAAGTTGAAACACCAAAAATCCTCCAAGGGTTCATTGAATCATCGAACGCAAAGGCTGTCGACCAGATGGTTGAGCTTATAAGCTTAAGCCATCTTTATAACCTTAATACAAAAGTTATTTCAACGCGCGATGCCAGCATGTCCAGGGCGATCGAAATGGGCAAGTCCCAGTAA
- the flgA gene encoding flagellar basal body P-ring formation protein FlgA: protein MTNDKFQMTNWVLVLVFGILSFAAPVHADSINDKIENAIKDYVMSERSDWEDDNIKVSFSGAENMTDKYLNDQNVQVKVSENYNLSKITPRMLIPLIFKGGGKIENVNLWVRLEVFKEIATAKERIKRNAVIKDDDLSISNKEVALLPMNYYERKNDIIGKVAKINIEKGAVIFEAMVKTKPDVAKGAKVNIKSSSDGIVIDVSGIALEDGRIGDTIKVKRLDSSKSLDAVVNAQGEVEVKL from the coding sequence ATGACAAATGACAAATTTCAAATGACAAATTGGGTCTTGGTTTTGGTATTTGGGATATTATCATTTGCTGCCCCTGTCCATGCCGATTCGATAAACGACAAGATCGAGAATGCCATAAAAGATTATGTCATGTCCGAAAGGTCTGACTGGGAGGACGACAATATTAAGGTATCGTTCTCCGGGGCCGAGAATATGACCGATAAATATTTAAACGACCAAAATGTCCAGGTTAAAGTTTCCGAAAATTACAATCTTTCAAAGATCACGCCCCGGATGCTTATTCCGCTGATCTTTAAGGGGGGCGGCAAGATCGAGAACGTTAATTTGTGGGTAAGGCTTGAAGTTTTCAAGGAAATAGCAACGGCTAAGGAAAGAATAAAACGAAATGCCGTTATAAAAGATGATGACCTTTCCATTTCAAACAAGGAAGTCGCGCTTCTCCCGATGAATTATTATGAAAGAAAAAATGACATCATCGGCAAAGTCGCAAAGATTAACATCGAAAAAGGGGCTGTGATTTTTGAAGCGATGGTTAAAACAAAACCGGACGTTGCCAAAGGCGCAAAAGTCAATATCAAATCATCAAGCGACGGCATTGTGATAGATGTTTCTGGAATTGCGCTTGAGGATGGGCGGATTGGTGATACAATTAAGGTCAAACGTTTAGATTCAAGCAAAAGTTTGGATGCAGTAGTAAATGCCCAGGGAGAAGTCGAGGTTAAACTATGA
- the flgG gene encoding flagellar basal-body rod protein FlgG yields the protein MFQPLYVAATGLNAFEDELLNITNNVSNSKTVGFKKSDSQMESLPYVQRSFKDELAWAMQADKSVPSVFPEFGTGVKVAATLKDFSQGTLENTSNPLDIAVQGAGFLQVKMPDGSIGYTRAGNLHADNDGNLVDSNGHLVDPAVILPSGTTGVVIQQNGTMLVSINNSTSLASIGQITLSRFSNPEGLRSMGQNLYSATDSSGDPIVGYPLDPGFGAITQYALESSNVDVISEMMRMVMVQRVFDTITKAVSTYEGMLTALERMKA from the coding sequence ATGTTCCAACCGTTATATGTTGCAGCAACGGGCCTAAACGCATTCGAAGATGAATTGCTTAATATCACAAATAATGTTTCAAATTCAAAGACAGTCGGATTCAAAAAATCCGATTCCCAAATGGAAAGCTTGCCATATGTCCAAAGGTCTTTTAAGGATGAGCTGGCGTGGGCCATGCAGGCTGACAAATCGGTGCCTTCCGTTTTCCCTGAATTCGGCACAGGGGTCAAAGTTGCAGCCACTCTAAAGGATTTTTCGCAGGGAACGCTTGAGAATACTTCAAACCCATTGGATATAGCAGTCCAAGGCGCCGGGTTTTTGCAGGTAAAAATGCCTGACGGGTCAATAGGATATACGCGCGCCGGGAATTTGCATGCCGACAATGACGGCAATCTTGTCGATTCAAACGGCCATTTGGTCGATCCTGCGGTTATTCTTCCTTCAGGCACGACCGGCGTCGTAATCCAGCAGAATGGGACAATGCTTGTTTCTATAAACAACAGCACGTCATTGGCCTCTATCGGCCAAATAACATTGTCAAGATTTTCCAACCCGGAAGGATTGAGGAGCATGGGCCAAAATTTATATTCAGCGACAGATTCTTCCGGCGACCCGATTGTCGGATATCCGCTTGATCCTGGTTTTGGGGCCATAACGCAATATGCCCTGGAATCATCGAATGTCGATGTCATCTCCGAAATGATGCGGATGGTAATGGTGCAAAGGGTTTTTGACACTATCACAAAAGCGGTCTCAACCTATGAAGGCATGCTTACGGCCCTTGAAAGGATGAAAGCGTAA